One genomic segment of uncultured Desulfobacter sp. includes these proteins:
- a CDS encoding FeoA domain-containing protein, translating into MPDRHEQEKEQFRRLFGWRGLDRFEERFQILESFLKLEGHVSLAQIADQVRQDGLRVDNEFLLQCMEQLCRLGFASQVVFDRDGTLLYEHRQLGVHHDHMICTKCGTIIEFKDDDLEDLQEKMAAKYGFFMLQHKMEIYGLCNQCMAQRDNLIPLSRARIGEKVEIVNVAAGRKMQMRFASMGLRTGIFVEIISSAIGGQIVIASDCNRLILCAGMASKIWVRPEKRPEGISNDGSGGESLPFFNESLPITRMAPGKQGSIARVNGGHFSRRRLGKMGFHQGVIVRVINSKPSSDSIEVMVRGHRFFLSEKDASKIFVENITP; encoded by the coding sequence ATGCCGGACAGGCATGAGCAGGAAAAAGAGCAGTTCCGTCGCCTTTTTGGCTGGCGGGGGCTTGATCGCTTTGAGGAACGGTTTCAGATACTGGAGTCTTTTTTAAAATTGGAGGGCCATGTAAGTCTTGCTCAGATTGCCGATCAAGTCAGGCAGGATGGCCTGCGTGTGGATAATGAATTTCTGCTGCAGTGCATGGAACAGTTGTGCCGGTTGGGATTTGCAAGTCAGGTCGTGTTTGACCGGGATGGAACCCTTCTATATGAACACCGTCAGCTTGGGGTGCATCATGATCATATGATCTGTACCAAATGCGGTACCATTATTGAGTTCAAAGATGACGATTTAGAAGATCTTCAGGAAAAGATGGCAGCCAAATATGGTTTTTTTATGCTCCAGCATAAAATGGAGATTTATGGCCTTTGCAATCAGTGTATGGCGCAAAGGGATAATCTGATCCCTTTATCCAGGGCCAGAATCGGAGAAAAGGTTGAGATCGTCAATGTGGCTGCCGGCAGGAAGATGCAAATGCGGTTTGCTTCCATGGGGCTTCGGACGGGTATCTTCGTTGAGATTATTTCCAGTGCCATTGGTGGCCAGATTGTCATTGCATCAGATTGCAACCGGTTGATTCTGTGTGCAGGGATGGCTTCCAAAATTTGGGTTCGCCCAGAGAAAAGACCCGAGGGGATATCCAATGACGGGTCAGGGGGCGAGAGTCTGCCTTTTTTCAATGAGTCCCTTCCAATTACCCGAATGGCACCCGGAAAACAGGGCAGTATTGCCCGGGTGAATGGTGGGCACTTTTCACGGCGACGCCTGGGAAAGATGGGGTTTCACCAGGGCGTTATTGTCCGGGTAATTAATAGCAAACCGTCATCAGACTCCATTGAGGTCATGGTGCGGGGGCATCGGTTTTTTCTGTCAGAAAAGGATGCGTCAAAAATTTTTGTGGAGAACATCACACCGTAA
- a CDS encoding SH3 domain-containing protein: MYRVKKTIIFIISVCSLFIFLFVGIAVASERLSVRSSIANLRNGSGTKYKVLWQVERYHPFLVINKKKDWYEVKDFEGDTAWIHKSLLGKTNTVISIKSKCNVRSKPDKSSDIILRVERGVPFKVIRRKGDWINIEHADGEVGWIFKNLVW, encoded by the coding sequence ATGTATCGTGTAAAAAAGACGATTATTTTTATAATTTCAGTTTGTTCTCTTTTTATTTTTTTATTTGTCGGCATTGCGGTGGCCTCGGAACGGCTATCGGTAAGATCTTCTATTGCCAATTTGAGAAACGGTTCGGGAACAAAATATAAAGTGTTGTGGCAGGTGGAGAGATATCACCCTTTTCTTGTGATCAATAAAAAAAAGGACTGGTACGAGGTAAAGGATTTTGAAGGGGATACGGCCTGGATTCATAAAAGCCTGCTGGGAAAAACAAATACGGTGATTTCAATAAAATCAAAATGCAATGTCCGCTCAAAACCGGATAAATCAAGCGATATTATACTCAGAGTGGAGAGAGGGGTCCCTTTCAAAGTGATCAGACGTAAAGGGGACTGGATTAATATTGAGCATGCTGACGGCGAAGTGGGCTGGATTTTTAAAAATTTGGTGTGGTAG